The genome window GATCAAACAAAATCTCGCCCTCAGCAATGACATTGCCTTTAATCTTAATCACATATTGATTGGGGCTAAGCTGAATATTATCACGCAGCCGGATAATCGGCACAATTGCCCCCAACTCCAGCGCAATCTGCCGCCGAATCATAACGACCCGGTCAAGCAAATCACCGCCCTGCGAAGAATCGGCCAGCGGAATGATACCATAGCCGAACTCCAATTCAATCGGATCAACCTGCAAAAGATTGATAACATTTTCGGGCTTGCGAATTTCTTCGGCCGCTTCTTCTTCCATGCTAATCTCATCCTGCGTTTCAAAGACCTTCAGGTTATCAGCCATTTTCTTACCGGCAAAGACCGTCAGAACACCGATTCCGCTGACGATAACCGCACTCAGCGGTGTAACAATACCCAGAAAGACCAGCACACCGCCGGCCATATACATGACCTTAGGCAGAGTAAAGAGCTGCCTGCCGACCGTATCACTGATCTCGGTTTCTTTGGATACTTTGGTGACCAAAATACCGGTCGCCAGCGAAATCAACAACGCCGGAATCTGGCTGACCAGACCGTCACCAATCGTCACAATCGTATACTGCTGCATTGCTTCCTGCGTTGTCATCCCCAGCTGGACAACACCAATAACAATACCGCCTAAAATGTTAACAAAGGTAATAATCAAACCGGCAATGGCATCCCCCTTGACAAACTTGGCAGCACCATCCATTGAACCGAAGAAGCTGGCTTCATCCTGAATTTTCTCCCGACGTTTACGGGCCTGCGTTTCATCAATCATGCCGGAGTTTAAGTCAGCGTCAATCGCCATCTGCTTACCGGGCATGGCATCCAAAGTAAAACGGGCGGATACTTCCGCTACCCGCTCCGAACCCTTGGTAATAACCAAAAAGTTAATTAATACCAAAATAAAAAAGACAATAATACCCACCACCAGATTATTACCGCCGACAAACCGGCCGAATGTCAAGATGACATTACCGGCCGCTTCCGGCCCACTAGTTAAAATCGCTCTGGTTGAGGACACGTTCAGGGACAGCCGAAACATGGTAGTAAACAGCAAAATAGTCGGAAAAGCCGACATATCAAGTGCTTCCCTGGCAAAAAGCGAATTAAACAAAATGATTAAAGACAGCAGCAAATTGACCGTAATCAAAATACTGATCGCTACCCCGCTGAGCGGCAGGATCATCAGGATTACCGTCATCACAATAAAAAGACCTAAAATCAAATCTCCGGCTTTCATTTAAATAGCTACTCCCTCATTCTTCAGCGAATATACAAAGGCTAATATTTCCGCCACTGCCTGATACAATTCCGGCGGAATCTCGTCGCCAATCTCCACCGTATAAAACAGGGTCCGGGCTAACGATTTGTTTTCCAAAATTTTGATACCGTATTCCTTGCCCTTTTCCCGGATATTTTTAGCCACCAGATCGGCCCCCTTGGCAATCACAATCGGTGCGGCATCCGCCGTATCATCATATTTTAAAGCAACCGCAAAATGCGTCGGATTGGTGATGATGACATCCGCCTTCGGCAAATCCTGCATCATCCGGCGCATAGCCGCTTCCCGCATTTTTTGCCGAATTTTACCTTTAATCTCAGGATTTCCCTCGGACTGCTTATATTCGTCCTTGACCTCCTGCTTGGTCATTTTAATATCTTTCTCAAATTTAAAGCGGGTATAGGCATAGTCGACAGCTGCCACGATGATGAAGAACCAACCAATCCGAATGCACAGATCCAATATGATGTTAAAAACGACCCGATAGGCAAGCAGCGGCTCCATTTGATAAAGATTGACCGCCAGATTATCATAATCCTTGATTGTATTATACACAAGAATTGAAATTAATGCAATCTTAAAGATTGCTTTGAGCAGTTCAATCACCGTCCGCATCGAAAAAATCCGTTTCAGACCCTTAAGCGGGTCAATATTACTTAATTTGGGCTGCAAAGGCTTAGTACTTACCACCCAGCCGACCTGAACGATATTAGACACCAGCCCGACCGCCACCGCCGTCAACAAAAAAGGCCAACTCATCAGCAGCATATCCTTGGCAATTTCCCACATCAGGGCATTGGCCACCTGGCCGCTGATCTCTTTCAAATAAAACAAACGAACACATTTGGCAAAAACCTCTAAAAACCTGGCTTTGGCCTCCGGGGCAAACAGTCGAATCATTAAAAACATTAAAATTAAAAGAAAAGCTGTGGTAACTTCATTGCTTCTGGCCACCTGCCCGTCTTTTCTGACTTTTTCCCTTTTTTTCGAAGTCGGCTGCTCGGTTTTTTCTTCCGAAGCAAACAGCTGTAAATCAAGCCGCAAAAAATATTTTATTTCCTTTTCCGGCATCACTGTCCGCTCATCCCCCTAATAAAGTCATACATGGTTTCGGTCCCCCGGTCAATCACCATTGCGCTTAAGCCTTCAAATACAAAAAAAGTGACATACAGCGTCGCTAAGCCGAGCAGCAGCTTAATCGGAAAGCCCACCACAAACATATTCAACTGCGGTGCCGTTCGGGCCAAAATCCCCAAAACCGCATTGCTGATCATCATCACAAAAAATACCAGCAGCGCAATCTGTAAGGCCATCAGAAAGTAATCCCTGAGAAAGTAAAACATCGAGTCATACAAATCATAACTCAGATTCGCTCCGCCTAAAGGAATCAGCCGAAAGCTGCGCTTTAAGCCTTCTAAAAAGTAATAATATGTCCGGGTCATTAAAATGATGAAAATCATAATAAAATAATATAAGTTTCCAGTCACCGTAAACTGCATCTGGCTGGACGGGTCAATCATGCTGACCATCGACAGACCGATCTGAGCATCAATAAACTGTCCGGCCATAGTCAGCACCGAATACACTAAATATACGGCAAAGCCCATCAGCCAGCCGGTAAAAAACTCTCTGGCTGCCGCCAAAGCATAAGCAACCGGAAGATCGGCGCTGACCGGACTTTGCAGCGGCATGATTTGAATCATAATTACCGTCAGAGCAAAAGCCAGCAAAGCCTTCAGCCGCCTGGGTGTATTTTGGCTGCCGAAGAAAGGAAGCATGATAAACATGCTCACAATTCTGGTAAAAATAAGCAGAAAAGTTTCAATATAACCGTGCGCCAGCAATGACGTCATTTTCCTTTTCCTCCCGTGCTGCTTTTGATTTCACCTTTGCACAGTGCATAACCCGCAGCCAGCCTGAAAAGGCTGATCTGCATGGGAAAGCCGGCTCTTACTTGACAATAAATTGGCCGAAACTCATTACCGCTTTTTTAAAAAATGTCAGCAGCTGCGTTCCGATAAACGGCCCGAAAATCAGAACCCCTGCAAAAATTGCCAGAATCTTCGGAACAAATGCCAGCGTCTGTTCCTGAATTGAAGTAATCGTTTGAAAAACACTGACCGCCAGTCCCACCACCAGTGCCACCAAAAGCAGCGGGCCGGATGCCATGATGACCGTATAGATTGCCTCACGGGCAAAATCCAAGACCAAATCCGTATTCATCTACCCACTCCTTTTCAGCGATAAAAAGTCTGCACCAACTGCCCAATGATCAGATTCCAGCCATCGGCCACAATAAACAGCAGCAGCTTAAACGGCATGGAAATCATAACCGGCGGCAGCATCATCATTCCCATTGACATCAGGGTACTGGACACCACCATATCAATCACAATAAACGGGATATAAATCAAAAATCCCATAATAAACGCCGCCCGCAGCTCAGAAATAATAAATGCCGGAATAATCGCCGTAATCGGAACCTCTTCGACCGATTGAACCGTACCGACCTCAGCAATTTCCATAAACAGCTTTAAATCCTTATCATTTGTCTGCTTGAGCATAAACTCCCACAAAGGAGCAACCCCCTTTTCAATCGCCGCCTGTTGGCTGATTTCCCCTCTGGCATACGGCTGCAGGGCCTGGTCATTAATTCTGACACCGACCGGCGCCATAATAAACAGCGTAATAAATAAAGCCAAGCCAATTAAAACCTGATTCGGCGGCGCCTGCTGCGTGCCCAGCGCCGTCCGGGTGAAATGCAGTACCACCAGCACCCGGGTGAAAGAAGTCAGCATCAAAAAGAGCGACGGCGCCATTGCAATCAAGGTTAAAATAAAAAGTATCTGCAGGCTATTTACAACATCGGCGCCGTTTTCCGCTGCTTTTATGCCAAAGTCAAAGGAAAACGGAATTGGAACGGCATCACCGGCTGCCCATATGATTTGCGATCCGCCTAAACTAAAAATAGCTACAAATACTCCTAAAAAACTCAAGATTTTTCGCCTATGAAATTGTACATCCTGCTTTTGAATTTTATTCCTCATCCTTGTGGCCTGCCTTTTCTTTTAATTTACTCAAATAATCAGCAAAAGGGCTTTTTCCGGCAGGTAAAGGTATCTCCTCTTTGGGGGCAGCATCTTCCGTGTTTAATTCTGTCAGAAAAGTAATTCCCTCCTTATACACCGCAATCAAAAAAAACCTCTCTCCCACTTGAATGATTTGCAGCATTTTCCCGGGCGAAACGTACATTGCTTCGATGAGCTGCATGGACTTTCCCTTTTGTTTGCCTAATTGGATTCCGGCAATTTTTTTGCTGGCAAACTGCGCTGCCCAAATGATCGCAATGAATACCGCTAATAGTAATACGATCTCAAAAACTTGCCTGGGCATGGCAGCTTTATCCTATTACCTTGCTGACCGCTTCAATAACCCGATCCCGGTCAAACGGCTTTACGATGAAATCCTTAGCTCCCGCCTGAATCGACTCAATAACCATTGCCTGCTGGCCCATGGCCGAACACATAATAATATTTGCTTTCGGATCGGCAGCTTTAATTGCCTTGACCGCTTCAATCCCATCCATCTCCGGCATGGTAATATCCATTACCACCAAAGCCGGCTTTAATTCATTGTATTTTTCAACTGCTTTGGCACCGTTCTCGGCCTCTCCGACTACCTCATACCCGTTTTTGGTCAGGATATCCTTAATCATCATTCTCATAAATGCAGCATCATCCACAATTAAAATTCTTTTGTCCGCCATTTTTATCTCCTTTTAGATTTCTTATTTCTGTTACGTCTTCCGTCGGTGCTTCCGGCTCCGGTTTTCCGCCTGCCCGCTGCTTCGCTTGCACCCTTAAGCCCTCACCGGCCCGCAGACCTTTTATTTTAAAATCTCTGTTACTCTGATACTGAAGTTCTCTTCAATAACTACCACTTCCCCTTTGGCGACGGTCTTACCGTTAACCAAAATATCAATCGGCTCACCCGAAAGTTTATTTAATTCAATAATGCTGCCCGGAGCCAGCTCCAAAATCTCTTTAATGCTTCTCTTGGTTCGGCCCAGTTCAACCGTTACCTCCAACTGAACGTCCATGATCAGTTCAATATTTTCTTTCTGCTGCATAAAAGAAGCCATTTCAAAGTTTTGGAATTGTGCCGGCTGAACCTCAACCGGATTCGCATAAATAGCTGCTGACGGCTGATGCGCCGGAGCCGCGCTGTAATTCATCTGCGGCGCTGCCGGAGTCGGTGTTGGAGCCGGTGCCGGCTGCGGAGCTGCCGGTTTAGGCGCAGGTGCCGGTGCGGCCGGAGCCGATTTTGCTTCCAACTGCTTTTTACTTTCCTTAAAGATGCCGATTACTTCTTTGGCAAACTCCAACGGATAGATTTGCGACAGCGTATTATCCACCAAATCGCCAATCTTAATCCGAAAATCAACTTCAATAAAGCGATCCTCGCCGCCGGCATTTTCCAGTTTGGCCTCAATTAAATCAATTTTAGAGGCAACCGGCGGTAAAATATCCACTTTTTTCTTGAGCATCGAGGAAAGCGCCGTGGCAGAACCGCCGATCATTTGATTCATCGCCTCACTGATGGCACTTAAATGCAGCTCGGACAACTCCTCTGATTTATTAGTCCCGTCACCGCCCATCATCAAATCAGTGATAACCTTGGCATCTTCTTCTAAAAGCACCAAAATATTGTTGCCTTCCAGACCTTCTTTATATTTGAGCTGAACCGTAACATAGGGAGCCGTATGTTTTTTTACAAAACTGTCCCAGTCAACAATCATTACTTCCGGTGTGGTAATGGTCACCTTTTGATTAACCAAAGTTGACAGGGAAGTTGCAGCCGCGCCCATGCTGATATTGGAAACCTCACCAATCGCATCTTTCTCATCCGGCCCCAGTTCTATCTCGTCCCCTGCCGTTTCAGCTCCCGCCGAAACTGCCCCGAAATCCGCTTCCTCTTCTTTGCCTTGAAGCAAAGCATTGATTTCTTCTTGTGACAATAAATCGCTCATTATTCATCCTCCCTATTCATGACACTGGTAATCATAACTGCATTTTTCCCAGACGATAGTCCGGCCTTCGCATAGAACTTCGGCAAGTTTCCGACCAACACTTCCACTTCTTCCGTGATCTTGCGATCCAGGCGAATAATATCGCCGGGCTGCAGATGAATAAAGTCGTCAATCAAAATACTTGTCTTGCCCAGTATGACTTTCATCGGGATCTCTGACAATTCGATCTGCTTTTCAATATACTGGCCGTAAAGTTCCACATTCGTTTCTTTGGCGGCGCTAAACCAGTATCTTGTATTCAATTTATCAATAATCGGCTCAATCGTGATATAGGGCACACATATATTCATCAGTCCCTCTACTCCGCCTATTTTCAAGTTTAATGTAATCAGCGCCACGATTTCCGTAGGCGAGATAAACTGCGCAAATTGAGGATTGGTTTCGATCTGCGTCAGCCGCGGCATAATATTAACCACATTTTTCCAGGCCTCGACCATTTCATCAATCATAATCGACATAACCTTTTGGATTACCGTCTGCTCAATCTCGGTAAAGTCCCGGCCGGATACAACTCCCGTGCCGTTCCCCCCCAGCAGGCGGTCAACAATGGCAAAGCCGATACTGGACGACATCTCAATTACAAAATTACCCTTCAGCGGCCGGACCTCTAAAATACCCAGCAATACAGGGTTGGATAAAGAGTTGGCAAACTCAGAATAAGAAATTGCTTCCGAACTGATTACTTCCAGTTGACAGGGTGTTCTCATTCTCCCCGAAAGCAGTGTGGCCAACAGTCTGGCATAATGCTCATGAATAATCTCCAGTGTCCTCAAATGGTCCTTAGCAAACTTAGCGGGTCTGGCAAAATCATATTCCTTGATTTGTTTTTCGGCCTTATCCGCCTGATATTCATCAACGTCCAGTTCACCGGCGCTTAAAGCATTCAGCAACTGATCTATTTCGCTTTGGCTTAGAATATCGCTCACGACCTCACCTCCTTACAGCACAGCATGAATGTTTCATCCCTATTTTTGACTTGATAAAACATCGGTAAATACCACATCAATAATCGAATTCGTTTCAAACAATTTCCGAACCAGTGTCAGTATTTCCCCTTTTAATTCACGCTGTAATTCAACGCTGGCAAATGGATTATCCGACCTTTCCTTGACCATCGTTTGAATCCGGTCCCTGACAAGTCCCTGCTTTTCAGCAAACTGAGCCAGCACATCAGCCGCGTCCTTTTCTTCATTATTCAAAATAAAGCCGATATTGACAACAACGCTGGTTGTCTTTTTTTCTCCTTCCCGCGGCGGATAAGTAAAAATAAATTGTTTTTCCATATTATATAAAGTCTGCTGTGTCAAAGGGATGTCGCCGGAAACCTGACTGTCGCCCTGCGATGCGGTCGCCAGATTGGCCAATTCCCCTTTGATTCCGTTGACCGACAGCAAAGTTATGACGCACACCACGATTGCCACCACTGTTAAAACCAGATTGATAATGGGTAATAATTTTTCCACAAATAAATCCTCCTTGATCCTTAAATCATTTACTTAATGCCTTGCGGCATCCTTATTCGTTTGGTGTACTCTCATG of Lachnospiraceae bacterium oral taxon 500 contains these proteins:
- the fliP gene encoding flagellar biosynthetic protein FliP; the encoded protein is MRNKIQKQDVQFHRRKILSFLGVFVAIFSLGGSQIIWAAGDAVPIPFSFDFGIKAAENGADVVNSLQILFILTLIAMAPSLFLMLTSFTRVLVVLHFTRTALGTQQAPPNQVLIGLALFITLFIMAPVGVRINDQALQPYARGEISQQAAIEKGVAPLWEFMLKQTNDKDLKLFMEIAEVGTVQSVEEVPITAIIPAFIISELRAAFIMGFLIYIPFIVIDMVVSSTLMSMGMMMLPPVMISMPFKLLLFIVADGWNLIIGQLVQTFYR
- a CDS encoding flagellar motor switch protein FliM; translation: MSDILSQSEIDQLLNALSAGELDVDEYQADKAEKQIKEYDFARPAKFAKDHLRTLEIIHEHYARLLATLLSGRMRTPCQLEVISSEAISYSEFANSLSNPVLLGILEVRPLKGNFVIEMSSSIGFAIVDRLLGGNGTGVVSGRDFTEIEQTVIQKVMSIMIDEMVEAWKNVVNIMPRLTQIETNPQFAQFISPTEIVALITLNLKIGGVEGLMNICVPYITIEPIIDKLNTRYWFSAAKETNVELYGQYIEKQIELSEIPMKVILGKTSILIDDFIHLQPGDIIRLDRKITEEVEVLVGNLPKFYAKAGLSSGKNAVMITSVMNREDE
- the fliQ gene encoding flagellar biosynthetic protein FliQ, encoding MNTDLVLDFAREAIYTVIMASGPLLLVALVVGLAVSVFQTITSIQEQTLAFVPKILAIFAGVLIFGPFIGTQLLTFFKKAVMSFGQFIVK
- the flhA gene encoding flagellar biosynthesis protein FlhA encodes the protein MKAGDLILGLFIVMTVILMILPLSGVAISILITVNLLLSLIILFNSLFAREALDMSAFPTILLFTTMFRLSLNVSSTRAILTSGPEAAGNVILTFGRFVGGNNLVVGIIVFFILVLINFLVITKGSERVAEVSARFTLDAMPGKQMAIDADLNSGMIDETQARKRREKIQDEASFFGSMDGAAKFVKGDAIAGLIITFVNILGGIVIGVVQLGMTTQEAMQQYTIVTIGDGLVSQIPALLISLATGILVTKVSKETEISDTVGRQLFTLPKVMYMAGGVLVFLGIVTPLSAVIVSGIGVLTVFAGKKMADNLKVFETQDEISMEEEAAEEIRKPENVINLLQVDPIELEFGYGIIPLADSSQGGDLLDRVVMIRRQIALELGAIVPIIRLRDNIQLSPNQYVIKIKGNVIAEGEILFDHYLAMDPGYVEEQIDGIETVEPAFHLPALWITENQRERAEAVGYTVVDPPSIIATHLTEVIKSHLDELITRQEVKNLINKVAEDNQTLIDELVPKLLTVGEIQKVLTNLLAEGVSIRDLVTIFETLADQALVTKDVDVLTEYARQSQKRSISNKFLEEQNQQVLTLDPAVESMIMESVKHSEQGTYLTLDPEVISEIVAVTDKAVRKLTDIGRMPIIITSPILRIYYKRIIQEQLPEVVVISYNEIDASTELQSVGMVSLS
- the fliR gene encoding flagellar biosynthetic protein FliR; its protein translation is MTSLLAHGYIETFLLIFTRIVSMFIMLPFFGSQNTPRRLKALLAFALTVIMIQIMPLQSPVSADLPVAYALAAAREFFTGWLMGFAVYLVYSVLTMAGQFIDAQIGLSMVSMIDPSSQMQFTVTGNLYYFIMIFIILMTRTYYYFLEGLKRSFRLIPLGGANLSYDLYDSMFYFLRDYFLMALQIALLVFFVMMISNAVLGILARTAPQLNMFVVGFPIKLLLGLATLYVTFFVFEGLSAMVIDRGTETMYDFIRGMSGQ
- a CDS encoding flagellar motor switch phosphatase FliY; this encodes MSDLLSQEEINALLQGKEEEADFGAVSAGAETAGDEIELGPDEKDAIGEVSNISMGAAATSLSTLVNQKVTITTPEVMIVDWDSFVKKHTAPYVTVQLKYKEGLEGNNILVLLEEDAKVITDLMMGGDGTNKSEELSELHLSAISEAMNQMIGGSATALSSMLKKKVDILPPVASKIDLIEAKLENAGGEDRFIEVDFRIKIGDLVDNTLSQIYPLEFAKEVIGIFKESKKQLEAKSAPAAPAPAPKPAAPQPAPAPTPTPAAPQMNYSAAPAHQPSAAIYANPVEVQPAQFQNFEMASFMQQKENIELIMDVQLEVTVELGRTKRSIKEILELAPGSIIELNKLSGEPIDILVNGKTVAKGEVVVIEENFSIRVTEILK
- the flhB gene encoding flagellar biosynthesis protein FlhB, which produces MMPEKEIKYFLRLDLQLFASEEKTEQPTSKKREKVRKDGQVARSNEVTTAFLLILMFLMIRLFAPEAKARFLEVFAKCVRLFYLKEISGQVANALMWEIAKDMLLMSWPFLLTAVAVGLVSNIVQVGWVVSTKPLQPKLSNIDPLKGLKRIFSMRTVIELLKAIFKIALISILVYNTIKDYDNLAVNLYQMEPLLAYRVVFNIILDLCIRIGWFFIIVAAVDYAYTRFKFEKDIKMTKQEVKDEYKQSEGNPEIKGKIRQKMREAAMRRMMQDLPKADVIITNPTHFAVALKYDDTADAAPIVIAKGADLVAKNIREKGKEYGIKILENKSLARTLFYTVEIGDEIPPELYQAVAEILAFVYSLKNEGVAI
- a CDS encoding two-component system response regulator, encoding MADKRILIVDDAAFMRMMIKDILTKNGYEVVGEAENGAKAVEKYNELKPALVVMDITMPEMDGIEAVKAIKAADPKANIIMCSAMGQQAMVIESIQAGAKDFIVKPFDRDRVIEAVSKVIG